The Mytilus edulis chromosome 5, xbMytEdul2.2, whole genome shotgun sequence genomic interval aaatttattagctgtgaatatatatatagcactGTAATAAAGGAAAATTTCTTTTACtgagtatatttgtgattttaaatGAACTGAAAAATATGTAGATGTGACCTAGTCCTGTTATTCATTATGTATAGAAgactttttattaatttgttacaCTTTATTTTGAGTTATAATGTGCATTTATTACCTTATTGTAGATAATGTCAAAGACCACATTGATTATGCATTGTTTATACACTTGTTGACTTGTATATAGTGAAAacctttataaattaaaaaatcttgTACATACATTGAGATTTTAATCATTGACAGCTTTAGAGATTAAGGGGCTGGACCCCTTTTGGGGCTACACATATTGTCAATACATAGCCCTGTTTACATGTTCTACTAATTGCAACATTGCCCTGTTTTGGAGACCCGGTTGTCACAAGTCAAAGATCTAAATCTGGAAATATATAGAACTCCTACAGTAATTAAATGATATTTGTTATGCTGATGTATACATACAGCATTAGCACATCTAAATTTCATGGTTATTATTTTGCCTGTTCCTTCAGTCATGGTGTATTGAATTTGAAACTTTAGGATAGTTAACAGGTCAGTTTAAGTGGTACTACAAATGGTAAGAAAATGATATTAGTTATACTAGtatcattggcacatctcatttctatGGAGATTATTAATATAATCCACTCTTGACTTTTTAACTTAAGTATAGTTTGCCTGTTAACATTTGTGATTAAGTCAGTTTTATGGAAAACACTAACGAAAAGTCAATAATGGTTGCAatagaggagcgaaagataccagaaggacagtctaACTCATCAATAGAAAAtgaaccgacaacgccatggctaaaaaatgaaaaggCTAACGAacatataatagtacacaaaatacaacataaaaaactaaagactatgcaacacgaaacccaccaaaactgggggtgatctctggtgctcTGCAAGGGAAAGCAGatactgcttcacatgtggcacctgtcattTTGCTCATGCTATTACAAACCTgataaatagtcttaattcggaAGTCAAATTCATCTATATAACCTTATTAATCCTTTGAATAAATACATTCTTAAAAATGATCAAATTTTTATAACACGGTAGTACAATTTTTACAGGTTGCTTTTATTGGTACTTATCAATAAGAGGATAAGTGtcttttacattgatttaatttttgaaaaaaaactaaaacataacaaaataatttgcaTTATATGTCAGTTATGAGAACACAAAATTCTCTGTCCTGTCGATACTGTTTACTTATAGTTTTAACATTGCACAATGTCAGGCGTTCGTCAGGTTGTTTATGACGTGTTTACATAAAATCTGTTGGAACGTCTACtaattattacttgatttattttgGGAGAACACTATTCATTTATAAGTTGTAAATATTTCTGAACttgctttcagtaactgtgagtactcttatATCTATGCTTTGTTAATTTTTCCCTGTGCATCGTTTCGATCTTTTAAGCTTACCCAATTGCAATAGATTTTCAGTTTGTTCTTAACTGATACTACCAAGGAACACTGCCCTTTCCTTGATCTTGATATCTTTATCATTAACGGGAAACCttataccaaaatttatgataaaagagatgatttgtcatttcctatcgttaattatccatttttagatggtgacgttccattgtcaccatcttatggtgtttatgtatctcaacttgtGGGAATCACTCGTGCATGTAACACCGTATTAGaatttagcgagagaaatttatgtatcactgaaaaaatattacaccaggaTTTTGGATATCACAAAGAAGTCAAAACATATACTTAATTTTATCATCgctacaaggacatcattcgtaaatataattcaacatgcagacatcttatgcATTCAGGTATTTTACGTCCAATTGTTTTatagtaatattctttacaaagcacaaacatgtcattcacctcaaaagctaacaaaacttttaaacagaCTAGTTAAGAAGGGGTATAGTTACGATACTAgttgttgtcaggtcattaaaggtaccatattttggctttaatattgattcacttataagtTATAGGGTATTTGCattggaaataaacacatttatccttaaacaagttgttggcatatgggttatgttcttctcatatattttatgatggtataatactaaacacCTAATGGGAGGGATAGTGCTTGATATTAACATGATGAAgccataatctttcaatcagtttaattgaggtctggagctgacacgtcagtaactgctagtagtcctttgttgatctatgtatcattgttattttgtttagttGCTTTTTGTTACCTAtcctgacatcggactcggacttcttttgaattgacttttactgtgcgtattgttttactgtgtgtttgttctacattggctagaggtatagggggagggttgagatctaaaaaaaacatgttaaaccccgccgcaattttgcgcctgtcccaagtcaggtgactggctttttagtcttgtatgatttttaatttttagtttcctctatatatttcggagtttagtatgacgttcatcatcactgaactagtatccATTTTGGTTTCGGGTCGAGCTGAagtacgcctccgggtgcgggaatttcttgctgcattgaagacccattggtggcattcggctgtttggtcaggttattgtctctttgacacattccccatttccattctcaattttattgtgatgTCACGTCATTGTTCCAGGTTAGGCGAGAATTGAGCGCTTACACAAATGTTTATCCTAGCCACATTCTTTAATTGCCTGTCCCCATTGGGACACTgtagttcagtagttgtcgtcgGTTCATTCTTCacggttttgttttttgtaaattacttttttattgtttaggaccttagttttcttatttgaatagGGTTATACTTATTCATGTCGAGGCGTTTTTAATACGAAACGACAGTTTGTCTTTTTTCACATAGACGAAGGTCGTGCAGTGACGTATAATTGCATATATATCCACTTTTAAACTCTGGTGATTTGGAAacttgtcttattggcaatcttaaCAAATCTCATCATTTTAGTAAAGTTGGAAGAGTAAAGTGCTTTGAACATATATGCccatgatatttatttatttatatcagtTTCAACATTATAGACCGTACCTGCATTTTACAGCTACAATAATGTTAGCCTTGATGAATATGTTTGTAACCAATATGAATCATCggggaaaaaaaaaataaacaagaaatctCAAACGGATTCGGGTAAAATTTCTGTTTAATATTTCTTGTTCCTTTGTTatggggatgtataagtaccatgTCACGTCCGATCAGTGTGTTGTTAGATAGTTCTGCTTTGTATCAAGTTGATGTGTTAAGCCCTTTTAAAcggatttgtttttatgttttattgttacaCTATTGTCCCAGATTAATAGTAGGATTAGCGCCTACTAACTTTTTGTACTCAGCCCCACTCTGTATGTTCCTGTATCAAGTTAGGAGTCTGTAATTCACTGTTTGTCGTTTATTGCTGTGTAccacgttttttttaaatcaatattttgtacaaaaatcagGTCGCTTGTTTACTCGTttaaactgttttacatttgtcatttcggggccttgtatagctgactatgcagtaaaTGCCTTTTTCCCATACTaggaggccgtacggtgacatattgATCTCTTGTGGAAAGTTATCACATTGGTTTTCATACCACATTTTTAGTTTTATAGCAGTTTTAAAAGagtagtttttttaattttttacggCCTCAAAGTGATGTAAAATCTCACAAAGTCATTTGGACCTGGTGAGCAAACAAAATGACGAAAAAACACGTGTGTTTGATATGAAATTGTTTCTTTATTTCATAATTTATGCATTAACCTCTAGTTAATTAGTCCGTGTATCCAGAGTAACTATGTCGACTAGGTCTACCATATCGCTGACGTCTACCATACCGCTGATGTCTACCATACCGCTGTCTGTTATACCTGTAACGCCTGATTGACGTTTGTACTTTGCAGTTTCTTCCATCATCAAATGGCTCATAATCTGAACAATGTACTTGTTTGTTGTTGGTTATTGGACATATGGACGGTAAATTGCAACCTATTGGTCGAGATCTATCTCTCATCAACGGTTGatctaaaaatattcaaaaaaacacAGAgtgagaaaattaaaaaataataagtagAATACAGAGTATACCGATTTTAAGATGGTTGTTAAAAGGCAATGACAAAAGTGTGAGTGCATGAATAGCTATAAACTCAAATTGTGTGGATTGTGGAGGGATTAGGATACACATGGTAAGCTGCTCTTGTGTTGCATGCATATAAAGCAGCAACTTATTCAGCATAAAAGATGACGTCAAGAACACCATCGatggaaaactttttttttttagaaaggaCACTTGTCTTTCAATGATGATGGCATGTTGacttatatatgtatgtattgctttgtgattttatatttttgacgAGAGTTTTTCTGTTAATAATATAATACTCAAatcatattttcttatttactaGTATTCAATGTGTGTCCTTTCTACAAAGTCTCAACTGGCAACATGTTACAGATGGATCCCTCGGAgcgtttgattattttttaacgTGCAGGCAGCATTCTATCGCTTTCTATAAGATTTGACTTCCAAATTCCGACCATGAAGTGGCTACGTGTTTATACATCTGTTCAAATTTAAAACAGTTCTTTATCGCTTGGTACACAACAACGAATTATTGACATTCAAAGTCTGCTGATATTTAGATAGGAAAGGAAAGTTTTGCATTCGTCAACTGGAAACTTTCACTGTGTCGGAAGTGTACGCtagtatttattttcatataaaaatccgAAGATATAGACACTGaagcaaatacaaataaaatacagtaTTGTATTTGGAATAGCATGTACTTTAATTATTTGTTGAACTTATATGAAAATAGTATACTCACTTCGAGCTGTAATGATAAAATGAATCATTCAATCAAAATATCAAATGCATTCATACCTAAGGTAAAATGTAAGATACTGATGcgcattaaacactaaaaattGCGCTGTGAATATTTAGTTCTTTTGTGagacatttcaaatattttcagtttttcataTAAAACGAGTGCCTGTCTTATGATAAGTAACATCATGTTTCCCTACCCATTTTCAGTCTATGATTTCTGGGGgatcaaagggggggggggggggcgaatGACAGAGATTCGGCGCAGACAATGATAGCTAAAAACATATAAGTAAGATATGGAattagtatttatttatttatttagatagAAACGATAACTCATATTAGAAACATgacatatgcatatatatatatatataagtgaagTGTTTTcccttagtaaaaaaaaaagaaaatgataattctcaataaaggtttttttttaaatcttgataaTTTTATGAGGTTAGCTTCTTACACTAATCTAGAATCATAGTAGATAAGGTTTTTTTTGCAAGTAGTAGAACAATATCACGAATACTTACCTGAAAAATAACCTGGTCCTGCAAACTTTGAACCATCACACATCTCACAAAATGGTAACAGAGTCTTGACTCCTGTAAAATCAAAGTTTCTATTTGATCAATTAACTGATGGCTTCATGTGAAAGAGTCTGCTTATTTATAGTCTGTGCAGCCCTCTTTCATATAACGTATCTGGAAACATTGgataattttgttgttgttccACATTGcaaacacatttaaaaatatttttgaaccaAGATATACTAGAAACTTTTTCTATAAATTCACAATGGATATTATTACCCTTCAcattaaaatgccatattttgattggctaatacgagggtgttaatttactatATCACATGGTTGAGTGGGtgacagttttttttaatgttaccctgTTGTCTAGACCAATGAAAAATCAatgatttaaaggacaatgaattgaattgaCATCATATTATTGAATACGGTGCTCAAGTTTTACGTTTTGGGTCAGATTTAATTAAtaaactgtcaaaataaaaaatatgcttaattttttttctctcttatacCCGTTACGTCGTTATATACGTGACGTCATAGaactacttttaaaataaaatgaatctgtaaaagataaaaatgataggacattcagtataataaattaaataacacataactgagagggtgatagagaagattggtacccctcgaaaaagcattgtcaaccttggcttcgccgcagttgacaatgttttctcggagTACATCTGCTCTATCATCTTTTCAGCTaggtgttatttatataatgttagAAAGAAACTAGTTTAAAATCAATGTaatgtttaatgaaataattaaaatgtacCTCCGTTGTCGTATTCGACCCAGTCGGTATCAGTTAGGGCCATAAACTTGAAACACCAATATAGTCCAAATTctctattaaaaagaaaaaaataaattagtaaAAACGTGTTCTACAGCTACTTcaatatttaacatttgtttgCGTATTTGTATATTTGCATCATACATTTGATTAATTGATCGCATTATTGGATGTaaaaggtggtacctaacactacagggagataactctgtaaaatctgataaacgttttaataacgttgtgttgttaagggaatatcaagcttctcaatgatcaaaataagtgtttgtcaaactgctatataatcagtgtaatttttctgataaaacggttggttcaaattttttgaaatttttatatttttgtaaaagggtcaaagtaaatactttgacaaaatttaaagaaaattaaacgagccaaattaattttagttaaagtgttgggtaccaccttaaggcaTTGGAGCACTATAATAGAagtatttttcatgtttttttggaTATAAAGAACAAAGGATGATGTTTTTATCGGACATACATGGTTCATTCAATTTCCTCTCATCAGTGCAAATGGAGATCTATTGATTGATAATTATAAATTTGGTCtcgcattttttatttttttgttataaccACACTCCCTTCCTCTTTTTGTCAAATATGACTGGTCACTGGATTCGTACTGACATTAGCATAAGGACATGTTGTACAGAATCAGCTTAGTCGcatatatcaaatgaaatttgtATGATTCCTGTCGGTCAGCCTGCAGTTTTCTGTATTGCGTTTCGTGTACTGTTGGTTGTCTTTCGGTCGTGTTTCGAATTTTTACTATTGCATCATcagtttgtttttaacttttatgtgTTTGAATATCTCTGCGGTATCTTTCGGCTTTGAACTACAGTGcttagtaaataaactcatcatagataccaggcaggattgaaattttatatttacgccagacgcgcgtttcgtctacaaaagactcatcagtgacgctcgaataaaaaaatgttaaaaggccaaataaagttccaagttgaagagcattgaggaccgaaaattcctaaaagttttgccaaatacagctacggtaatctattcctgaggtagaaaagccttagtatttaaaaaacttttgaaagttttgttaacaatttatttataattataaacataccAATTATAACTCAAgccaacacagaagtgctgactactgggctggtgataccctcgggaaaataaatctccaccagcagtggcatcgacccaggggttgtaaataaactcatcatagataccaggattgaaattttatatttacgccagacgcgcgttactgCATGTCTTTTAGAGTAGTTATTTGTGTCATTCGTATTCTTGTTAGTTGCTTTTATGCTCCATGTTAATCATTTGACAAAAGCCCTTTTCCCTAAATTTTACAGTTTGTATGTCCAACTTTCACTTGTAAGGGATAGATATTTTGTGCTCACAAAAAGGATTAATACCACCACATTGATTATTTATGTGACTGTTATTTAGTGGTTATTGTCAAGTTGTAATATTTGATTTGTGTTCCACTTGTTTTAGTATGATTCAGTTATCTGGTAGGTTCATATTATATCATATCGAGGCTATGGATTTTACCAATATTGATGGCTAAATGGACTGAATCGTCTCTATGTATGGCCCAAGATGTGTCTATAGACAGTCTTAGTTTACttcaatttgataaataaaaaaaacaaacactatACAACTCTAATAATAGTGAACATCAGAAATGATACACTATTCTATTGTCTATAGGACCGTCCAAGCTGTGATTCGTTTAAACGTTTGTGAACAGTTCCgatataaaataattaattgCAAGATCTATAAAAGGT includes:
- the LOC139522597 gene encoding uncharacterized protein; translation: MCLQVLLFVLLTVCVVNSYYKAKPTSCLFPCEFRENMPILQERSNIWIIFSSTLATYTNISRPIGEQTSPSECIMRHGPFFILREFGLYWCFKFMALTDTDWVEYDNGGVKTLLPFCEMCDGSKFAGPGYFSARNQPLMRDRSRPIGCNLPSICPITNNKQVHCSDYEPFDDGRNCKVQTSIRRYRYNRQRYGRHQRYGRRQRYGRPSRHSYSGYTD